One Prosthecomicrobium sp. N25 genomic region harbors:
- a CDS encoding D-alanine--D-alanine ligase has product MADRKHVAVLMGGWDAERPVSLNSGAGCVKALEEAGYRVTPIDVDRGIADTLAALRPDVAFNALHGRYGEGGAIQGVLETLQIPYTHSGVLASALAMQKDKAKMVFAAVGLPVAESRTVTRFEAAREHILPAPYVVKPVAEGSSFGVIIVKEDRSHPPQELLRPDWPYGERVIVERYIPGRELTCGVMGDRALGITEVIAKSESFYGYDAKYAPGGSEHILPAPLKPFIYQGIQMMAVKAHQALGCRGVSRTDFRFDDRGDGEGEIVVLETNTQPGMTATSLVPEMAAHEGMSFPELVRWMVEDASCDR; this is encoded by the coding sequence ATGGCCGATCGCAAACACGTCGCGGTGCTGATGGGCGGGTGGGATGCGGAGCGGCCGGTCTCGCTCAACTCCGGCGCGGGTTGCGTGAAGGCGCTCGAGGAGGCCGGATACAGGGTCACGCCGATCGACGTCGACCGTGGCATCGCGGACACACTCGCGGCCCTGAGGCCGGACGTCGCCTTCAACGCGCTGCACGGCCGCTACGGCGAGGGCGGGGCGATCCAGGGGGTCCTGGAGACCCTGCAGATCCCCTACACGCATTCGGGCGTGCTCGCCTCGGCGCTCGCCATGCAGAAGGACAAGGCCAAGATGGTCTTCGCGGCGGTCGGCCTCCCCGTAGCGGAAAGCCGGACCGTCACCCGGTTCGAGGCGGCGCGCGAGCACATCCTGCCGGCGCCCTACGTGGTCAAGCCGGTGGCCGAGGGCTCGTCCTTCGGGGTCATCATCGTCAAGGAGGACCGCAGCCATCCGCCCCAGGAACTGCTGCGCCCGGACTGGCCCTACGGCGAACGGGTGATCGTCGAGCGCTACATCCCGGGGCGGGAGCTGACCTGCGGCGTGATGGGGGACCGAGCCCTTGGAATCACAGAGGTAATCGCGAAGAGCGAGTCCTTCTACGGCTATGACGCGAAGTACGCGCCGGGGGGCTCCGAGCACATTCTTCCGGCGCCGCTTAAACCATTTATTTACCAAGGTATCCAAATGATGGCCGTGAAGGCGCACCAAGCGCTCGGCTGTCGAGGTGTTTCGCGGACGGATTTCCGCTTCGACGACCGGGGCGACGGTGAGGGCGAGATCGTCGTGCTCGAGACCAATACGCAGCCCGGCATGACAGCGACCTCCCTGGTGCCCGAGATGGCGGCTCACGAAGGCATGTCCTTCCCCGAGCTCGTCCGGTGGATGGTGGAGGACGCGAGTTGCGATCGTTAG
- the ftsA gene encoding cell division protein FtsA, with protein sequence MKRSAPGHAVPRMRPLSAKKPTVVSVLDVGSSKVACLIARLTPRTPDKVLPGRTHDLAVLGYGMQRARGMKSGMVVDLEEAEQSIRLAVDAAERMAGLTIESLIVNLSAGRLKSEIFRASVEVAGLEVDEADIRRVLAAGGAHSCTEERSLLHSLPIGYALDGAKGIKDPTGMLGRKLAVDMHIVTAETAPVRNLELCINRCHLEVETMVATPYAAGLSTLVDDESELGVACVDMGGGTTSIAVFADGQFCHVDAIAIGGQHVTMDIARGLSTRLADAERIKTLHGSALATSSDDHEIVGVPAVGEDSHDIINIPRGSLTRIIRPRIEEILELTRDRLAASGFAGRVGRRVVLTGGASQLTGLVEVARRVLGRNVRLGRPLGIAGLPQAAKGPAFSAAVGLLIYPQVAQIEQFETRSRGMQMTGTGYLARVGQWFRDSW encoded by the coding sequence ATGAAGCGCTCGGCTCCCGGCCACGCCGTCCCCCGCATGCGGCCGCTGTCGGCGAAGAAGCCGACGGTGGTGTCGGTCCTCGACGTCGGCTCGTCGAAGGTCGCCTGCCTGATCGCGCGGCTGACGCCGCGCACGCCCGACAAGGTGCTGCCCGGCCGCACCCACGACCTGGCGGTGCTGGGCTACGGCATGCAACGCGCGCGGGGCATGAAGTCCGGGATGGTCGTCGACCTGGAGGAGGCCGAGCAGTCGATCCGCCTCGCGGTCGACGCGGCCGAGCGGATGGCGGGGCTGACCATCGAGAGCCTGATCGTCAACCTGAGCGCCGGGCGGCTGAAGAGCGAGATTTTCCGCGCCAGCGTCGAGGTCGCCGGCCTGGAGGTCGACGAGGCGGACATCCGCCGGGTGCTCGCCGCCGGCGGCGCGCATTCCTGCACGGAGGAGCGCTCGCTCCTGCATTCGCTGCCGATCGGCTACGCGCTCGACGGCGCCAAGGGCATCAAGGACCCGACCGGGATGCTCGGCCGGAAGCTCGCGGTCGACATGCACATCGTCACCGCCGAGACGGCGCCGGTGCGCAACCTGGAGCTCTGCATCAACCGCTGCCACCTCGAGGTCGAGACCATGGTGGCGACCCCCTATGCGGCGGGCCTCTCCACCCTCGTGGACGACGAGAGCGAGCTCGGCGTCGCCTGCGTCGACATGGGCGGCGGCACCACTTCGATCGCGGTCTTCGCCGACGGCCAGTTCTGCCACGTGGACGCCATCGCGATCGGCGGCCAGCACGTCACCATGGACATCGCGCGCGGGCTGTCGACGCGGCTCGCGGACGCCGAACGGATCAAGACGCTGCACGGCTCGGCGCTCGCCACCTCCTCGGACGACCACGAGATCGTGGGCGTGCCGGCGGTCGGCGAGGACAGCCACGACATCATCAACATCCCGCGGGGCTCGCTGACCCGCATCATCCGCCCGCGCATCGAGGAGATCCTCGAACTGACGCGCGACCGGCTGGCCGCCTCCGGCTTCGCAGGCCGGGTCGGGCGGCGGGTGGTGCTGACCGGCGGGGCGAGCCAACTCACCGGCCTCGTCGAGGTGGCCCGGCGCGTGCTCGGACGCAACGTCCGGCTCGGCCGTCCGCTCGGCATCGCCGGGCTGCCGCAGGCCGCCAAGGGGCCGGCCTTCTCGGCCGCCGTCGGGCTCCTGATCTACCCGCAGGTGGCGCAGATCGAGCAGTTCGAGACGCGCTCCCGCGGCATGCAGATGACGGGCACGGGCTATCTGGCCCGGGTCGGCCAGTGGTTTCGCGACAGTTGGTGA
- the murB gene encoding UDP-N-acetylmuramate dehydrogenase produces MSDLLARIGKDGLRGALQPGYDLAGLTWFRAGGPAELLFQPADEADLALFMERLPADVPVTVIGLGSNLLVREGGIPGVTVRLSARGFGQVEPEGPNRLRAGAAVPDKRLAEAALAAGLGGFAFYFGIPGGIGGALRMNAGANGGETRQRVVEVRAVDRSGAVRVLSNADMGYAYRHSSAPADLVFTSALFEGEPAPPEEIRAAMEAVTAHREAAQPIRSRTGGSTFKNPPGHSAWKLIDAAGCRGLTIGGAQVSEMHCNFLINLGEATAYDIERLGETVRARVLASSGVRLEWEIKRFGRFPPAREIAEFLGEG; encoded by the coding sequence GTGAGCGACCTCCTCGCGCGGATCGGCAAGGACGGCCTCCGCGGCGCGCTACAGCCCGGCTACGACCTCGCGGGACTGACCTGGTTCCGGGCCGGCGGGCCGGCGGAGCTCCTCTTCCAGCCTGCGGACGAGGCCGACCTGGCGCTCTTCATGGAGCGGCTGCCGGCCGACGTGCCGGTCACGGTCATCGGGCTCGGGTCGAACCTGCTGGTGCGCGAAGGGGGCATTCCGGGCGTGACCGTCCGCCTCTCCGCGCGGGGCTTCGGGCAGGTCGAGCCGGAGGGGCCGAACCGGCTCCGGGCCGGGGCGGCGGTGCCGGACAAACGGCTCGCGGAGGCGGCGCTGGCGGCCGGGCTCGGCGGCTTCGCCTTCTACTTCGGCATACCGGGCGGGATCGGCGGGGCCTTGCGCATGAACGCCGGGGCGAACGGCGGGGAGACGCGGCAACGCGTCGTCGAGGTCAGGGCGGTCGACCGCTCGGGCGCGGTCCGGGTGCTCTCGAACGCCGACATGGGCTACGCCTACCGGCATTCCTCGGCGCCCGCCGACCTCGTCTTCACCTCGGCCCTGTTCGAGGGCGAGCCGGCGCCGCCCGAGGAGATCCGTGCCGCCATGGAGGCCGTGACGGCGCACCGGGAGGCGGCGCAGCCGATCCGCTCGCGCACGGGCGGGTCGACCTTCAAGAACCCGCCGGGGCACAGCGCCTGGAAGCTCATCGACGCGGCCGGCTGCCGCGGCCTCACGATCGGGGGCGCGCAGGTCTCGGAGATGCACTGCAATTTCCTGATCAACCTCGGCGAGGCGACGGCCTACGACATCGAGCGGCTCGGCGAGACGGTCAGGGCGCGCGTGCTGGCCTCCTCGGGCGTCCGGCTCGAGTGGGAGATCAAGCGCTTCGGCCGCTTCCCGCCCGCGCGCGAGATCGCCGAGTTCCTGGGCGAGGGCTAG
- a CDS encoding cell division protein FtsQ/DivIB: MRSLARQGRWTRAATPDGGALSAALRRGRIGRTFRRVSRGLNATAEFLQKRNGTTWAVVFLGGWISYGMALGGQSRLFLDEVTAAAGFAVSQIEIRGLAESDSTEIVDRIDVTETSSLLMLDAEKARSRIAEIPWLADVTVKKVYPAKIVVSLRERKPYALWQDDGRIKVVDQTGAVMSEVLQASHADLPLVVGQGANTRAAEAIALIKSAPSLRSKIRAAVLVAERRWNLVTVDGVEIRLPEENPAPALGEMAKLQETKKLLERDIDAVDLRTPDRLYIKLSDAAANARKELIKQRLAKKKATAT; this comes from the coding sequence TTGCGATCGTTAGCGAGACAGGGGCGGTGGACCCGGGCCGCGACCCCGGACGGAGGCGCCCTCTCGGCCGCTCTCCGCCGTGGTCGGATCGGCCGGACCTTCCGTCGTGTCTCGCGCGGGCTCAACGCCACCGCGGAATTCCTGCAGAAGCGCAACGGAACCACCTGGGCTGTCGTCTTCCTCGGCGGCTGGATCTCCTACGGCATGGCGCTCGGCGGCCAGTCGCGGCTGTTCCTGGACGAGGTCACGGCGGCGGCCGGCTTCGCGGTCAGCCAGATCGAGATCCGCGGCCTCGCCGAATCGGACTCGACCGAGATCGTCGACCGGATCGACGTCACCGAGACCTCCTCGCTGCTCATGCTCGACGCCGAAAAGGCGCGGTCGCGAATCGCCGAGATCCCGTGGCTCGCCGACGTGACCGTGAAGAAGGTCTATCCGGCCAAGATCGTCGTCTCGCTGCGCGAGCGGAAGCCCTACGCGCTCTGGCAGGACGACGGGCGAATCAAGGTCGTGGACCAGACCGGCGCGGTCATGTCGGAGGTGCTGCAGGCGAGCCACGCCGACCTGCCGCTCGTGGTCGGGCAAGGCGCCAACACGCGCGCCGCCGAGGCGATCGCCCTCATCAAGTCCGCCCCCTCGCTCCGCTCCAAGATTCGTGCCGCGGTGCTCGTCGCCGAGCGGCGCTGGAACCTCGTCACCGTCGACGGGGTGGAGATCCGCCTGCCGGAGGAGAACCCCGCGCCGGCGCTGGGCGAAATGGCGAAGCTGCAGGAGACCAAGAAGCTCCTGGAGCGGGACATCGACGCGGTCGACCTCAGGACCCCCGACCGGCTCTACATCAAGCTCTCCGACGCGGCCGCCAATGCCCGGAAGGAGCTGATCAAGCAGCGGCTCGCGAAGAAGAAGGCGACGGCGACATGA